From a single Coriobacteriaceae bacterium genomic region:
- the rnhA gene encoding ribonuclease HI, protein MALQWSLTRNVPNERKPVKVIIYTDGSARSNPGRGGYGAVLKYTNPAGKTFTSELSRGYAKTTNNRMELMAVIVALEALNRPCDVEVHSDSQYVVNAFNKHWIDGWKKRGWKTANKQPVKNRDLWERLLTAKSKHKVEFIWVKGHAGHELNERCDELATTAADGSNLDIDTGFNESDL, encoded by the coding sequence ATGGCGCTACAATGGTCACTCACACGAAACGTACCCAACGAAAGGAAGCCCGTGAAGGTCATCATCTATACCGACGGCTCGGCCCGATCAAATCCGGGACGCGGCGGCTACGGCGCCGTGCTCAAATACACCAACCCCGCCGGCAAGACCTTCACCTCCGAGCTTTCGCGCGGCTATGCCAAGACCACCAACAACCGCATGGAGCTCATGGCGGTCATCGTGGCGCTCGAGGCACTTAACCGCCCCTGCGACGTCGAAGTCCATTCCGATTCGCAGTACGTCGTCAACGCCTTTAACAAGCACTGGATCGACGGCTGGAAAAAGCGCGGATGGAAAACCGCCAACAAGCAGCCCGTCAAGAACCGCGACCTGTGGGAGCGCCTGCTCACCGCCAAAAGCAAGCACAAGGTTGAGTTCATCTGGGTTAAGGGTCACGCCGGCCACGAGCTCAACGAGCGCTGCGATGAGCTCGCCACCACGGCGGCCGACGGCAGCAACCTCGATATCGACACCGGCTTTAACGAGAGCGACCTGTAA